The sequence GATTGCGCCTTCATGGTGGGTGATCATGCCCGTCAGGAAAAGCCTGTTCGCCTCGCTACCCTGAGCGTTCTTCAACGCCGTCATCTGCTCGTCGGACATCATTCCCATCGCGTCGCCGGACATGCCTTCCATGTCGTGACCGCCCTCGGTCGCATTCATGGGCGGCATCGGCGGGTTGCCCCACTGGTCGAGCCAGCCCTGCATCTGCTTGATCTCGGGACCCTGTGCGGCCTTGATCGCCTTGGCGAGCTCGGTGATTCGCGGGTCGACTCCTTGCTTCGCCAGCACGACGTCGCTCATCTCAACCGCCTGCCGGTGATGCGGGATCATGTGCTGCGCGAACATGACATCTGCGTCGTTGCGATCGCCCGCGCTCGGCGCTGCGGTCGCCGACGTAGCCGAGGAGCCATGGGCTTCCGAGTGCCCACTGCTCGAATCGCTGCCGCTGTCGGTGCCACCGCATCCGGCGATCAGGAGCGCCGCGATGGCGCCTGCACTGACCAGAACCGCCCGTTTCAACATCTCACCCTCCAGTTAGTTCGTCGTCATCTTTACCTATACCCCCTACGGGTATAGGATGGCAACATGCCGTCCGCTCCCGACACCACCGACCGACGCGAGGTCGCCCTGACGATCGGCGGGATGTCGTGCGCGTCGTGTGCGGCGCGGATCGAGAAGAAGCTGAACCAGGTGGATGGCGTCATCGCAACCGTCAACTTCGCCACCGAGCAGGCTTTTGTCGACTTCCCGAACAGCATCTCCCCCGGTGAACTGGTCGCCGCGGTCGAGGAAACCGGTTACACCGCGACGCTACCCCGGTCGGCGGGGCAGTCCGCTTCTGAGTCCGGCCCCGATGAGACGGCTTCGTGGCGCCGCCGACTGTTGATCTCGGCGACGCTGAGCATTCCGGTGGTGCTGCTGTCGATGGTGCCCGCGCTGCAGTTCGACTACTGGCAGTGGGTGGCGCTTG is a genomic window of Mycobacterium sp. ITM-2016-00318 containing:
- a CDS encoding DUF305 domain-containing protein — encoded protein: MLKRAVLVSAGAIAALLIAGCGGTDSGSDSSSGHSEAHGSSATSATAAPSAGDRNDADVMFAQHMIPHHRQAVEMSDVVLAKQGVDPRITELAKAIKAAQGPEIKQMQGWLDQWGNPPMPPMNATEGGHDMEGMSGDAMGMMSDEQMTALKNAQGSEANRLFLTGMITHHEGAIDMAQNEIEDGTFAPAIEMARTIVKTQKEEIDTMKGILETL